GTCGTCGGCCGGGACCGCTGCTGCTGTCATGGCGTTCCTCCGCTGTCGTCGGTGTGTGGGATCACCATGCGCCACCGGGGTCGAGAATCGGATGGGATCCGCTGACGTGCGCAGCTTTTGAGTGGTCGCGGCAGGGGTGGGAGGGGTGCACTGGAGGTTCCCCACTCGACGGCGAGGTGCGCGCATGGCGGAGGACCGGAAGACGATCGGCGGCGCGGCGGACCGCCAGCGCACGTGCGCGATGTGCGGAGCGGAGTTCAGGCTGGGCGATCGCACGGAGGTGGAGGCGTTATCGGACGGCGAGGTGCGGTACGTGGCGGTGCACCCGGGCCACACGACGTACTCCCCGAGCCGCGAGCGCGCGGCGGCGCGCCGGTTGCGGCGAACGCCGGGTCAGGCGGCCTGACCGGGCGATGCCTCCCGCCCGGCCCCGCGCCCGGCTCTCGCGCCCGGCACGGGTCGGCTCGGCCGCTGCGGGCACCGGGGAGCGCCCCAAGGCGGCCTTGGTCGCGTCTGACGCACCGAAGGCCACCTTGGGGCGCTCTGCGCCCGGCGACCGCGGCGGCCCGAGGCCCCGGCGGCCCGGCCGCGCCCGGGGAGGCGAGGCGCGGGCTGTCCGCGGCCGTGGGGTGGCCGCGGCAAGTTTCGTGAAGGTGGCCTTCACGGCGTTCGGCGCGAGCGCCAGTGGGATCAGCCGGGGTCAGTGCGGCAGGCCCGACATCCGCCAGGCACCCGCCCCGGGCCGCGGCTCCCGGGCCCGCCACGCCGGGTCCCCCCACACCGACGGCCCCGGGATCTCCGGTGACCGAACAGCCGAAACAGCGTGCAGGACCGCCGTCAACGCCGCCAGCTCGCAGTCGTCCGGTGCACCGTGCAGGACGCGGATCGCGGACATCGGGACTCCCTCAGATCGGCAGGTTGCCGTGCTTGCGGCCGGGCGCCGGCTTGCGCTTGTCGCGCAGCATCGCGAGCCCGCGGGCCACCGCGGCACGGGTCTCCGCCGGGTCGATGATGTCGTCGACCAAGCCGCGCTCGGCCGCGTACTGGGGATTCAGGTACTCCTGTGTGTACTCCGCGACCAGCTTCGCGCGCAACGCCGCCGGGTCGGCGGAGGCCGCCAGGTCGCGGCGGTACAGCACGTTCACCGCGCCCTCCGCGCCCATCACCGCGATCTGGTTGGTCGGCCACGCCAGCGACAGGTCGCAGCCGATCGACCGCGAGTCCATCACGATGTATGCGCCGCCGAAGGCCTTGCGCAGGATCACCTGGATCCGCGGGACCGTCGCTTCGCAGTACGCGTGCAGCAGCTGCGCGCCCTGGCGAATGATGCCGCCGCGCTCCTGCTCCACCCCGGGCAGGAATCCCGGCACGTCCACGAGACTCACCAGCGGGATGCCGAACGCGTCGCAGAACCGCACGAACCGCGCTGCCTTCTGCGACGCCGGCCCGTCGAGCACGCCGGCGAACACCATCGGCTGGTTGCCGACCAGGCCGACCACGCGGCCGTCGATGCGCGCCAGCGCGCACAGCACGTTGCGCGCCCAGCCCTCGTGCAGCTCGAAGAACTCGCCGTCGTCGGCGACCTCGGCGAAGACGTCCCGCATGTCGTACGGCTGGTTCGGCTCCACCGGCACCAGCTCCGCCAGGCGGGGCCGGTAGTCGTCCTTCGCGTTCGTCGGCGCGGTCGGAGGCGGCGGGTCGAGGTAGTTCGACGGCAGCAGCGACACCAGGTACCGGACGTCGGCGAGGCAGCTCTCCTCGTCGTCGTGCACCACCGTCGCGACGCCCGAGGCGCTGCCGTGGACGTCGGCGCCGCCCAGCTCCTCGTGCGTGACGCGCTGCCCGCTGACGGCCTCGACGACGTCGGGCCCGGTCAGGTACATCCGCGCGGTGTCGCGCACCATGAACGTGAAGTCCGCGAGCGCCGGCGAGTACGCCGCGCCGCCCGCGCAGGGGCCGAGGACGACGCTGATCTGCGGGATGACGCCGGACGCCTCGACCTGGCGGCGGAAGATGCCGCCGTAGCCGTTCAGCGCCAGCACGCCCTCCTGGATCCGGGCGCCGCCGCTGTCGTTGAGCCCGATCACCGGGGCGCCGTTGGCCACCGCGAGGTCGAGCACCTTGTGGATCTTCGCCGCGTGCGCCTCGCCGAGCGAACCGCCGAAGAGCGTGAAGTCCTGAGCGTAGACGAACACCCGGCGCCCGTCGATGGTGCCGGAGCCGGCGACCACGCCGTCGGTGTGCGGGTGGTTGCCCGCCAGGCCCGGGCCGGTCGCCTGGTGGCGCCGGTAGGGCTCGAGCTCGGTGAAAGAGTCTTCGTCGAGCAGCAGGGCCAGCCGTTCGCGCGCGGTCAGCTTGCCCAGCGAGTGCTGCCGCCGGACGGCGTCGAGCTTGCCCTCGTG
This genomic window from Amycolatopsis mongoliensis contains:
- a CDS encoding acyl-CoA carboxylase subunit epsilon — translated: MSAIRVLHGAPDDCELAALTAVLHAVSAVRSPEIPGPSVWGDPAWRAREPRPGAGAWRMSGLPH
- a CDS encoding acyl-CoA carboxylase subunit beta, which produces MSGSQESGAARAGAAEVVPVPDGGRRRRLGRSASSGDAQVIELARAADLAPPSPPAMSLLRRRREELRSHIHEGKLDAVRRQHSLGKLTARERLALLLDEDSFTELEPYRRHQATGPGLAGNHPHTDGVVAGSGTIDGRRVFVYAQDFTLFGGSLGEAHAAKIHKVLDLAVANGAPVIGLNDSGGARIQEGVLALNGYGGIFRRQVEASGVIPQISVVLGPCAGGAAYSPALADFTFMVRDTARMYLTGPDVVEAVSGQRVTHEELGGADVHGSASGVATVVHDDEESCLADVRYLVSLLPSNYLDPPPPTAPTNAKDDYRPRLAELVPVEPNQPYDMRDVFAEVADDGEFFELHEGWARNVLCALARIDGRVVGLVGNQPMVFAGVLDGPASQKAARFVRFCDAFGIPLVSLVDVPGFLPGVEQERGGIIRQGAQLLHAYCEATVPRIQVILRKAFGGAYIVMDSRSIGCDLSLAWPTNQIAVMGAEGAVNVLYRRDLAASADPAALRAKLVAEYTQEYLNPQYAAERGLVDDIIDPAETRAAVARGLAMLRDKRKPAPGRKHGNLPI